From the genome of Rhododendron vialii isolate Sample 1 chromosome 10a, ASM3025357v1:
AGATCGTCATTTTAGCTTTGATTTTATCATGTTGAACATGTCGGGGTTCGAtcttattttgggaatggattggttgtccACTTTTCATGCTACTATAGATTGCTTCAAGCGCTGGGTCTGTATTTATCCGCCTGGGGGTTCTTGTTTCGAGTTCTTCggggagcgtcgggaaccgATAGAACCAGATCTGTGTGAGTCCCAGGAGCGTGAGTCAATGTATGCCTTATTATCAAGTTTGgcgttagatgaggatgtgtCCATGCGTGGGGAGCTACCTTTTGTTGTTTGTAATTTTTCGGACGTATTTCCAAAGGAGTTACCCAGTTTACCacccgagagagagattgaattcaCCATCGATTTGCTTCCTGGCATTGCTCTTATTTCTGTACCTCCATATCATTTCGCGCCCGCCGAGTTGAGAGAATTGAAGGTTCAATTGCAAGAATTGGAGAGTTTGGGGTTTATTCGTTCGAGtacgtcaccgtggggagcacccgCTTTGTTTGCTCGAAAGAAGGATGGGTCGCTTCGCctatgtatcgattatcgtaagttgaaccgtgtcaccattaagaataagtaccctatgcctagaatcgacgaTTTGTTTGACCAACTTCGAGATGCCACTTGTTTCTCTAAGATCGATCTGAGGTCCGGTTACCACCAGTTGAGAGTTCGGAGGGAAGACATTCCTAAAACCGCTTTTTGCACTCGTTAtggccactacgagtttgttgttatgccctttggttTGACGAATGCACCGGCAACTTTCATGGATTTGATGAACCGTATCTTTCGTGCCTATCTTGATCGTTTCGTAGTTGTTTTCGTGGACGATATCCTTATTTACTCGCCTTCAgaggaggaacaccaaactCACCTTTCTATCGtccttgaactcttgagagaacaCCGATTGTATGCTAAGCTTAGCAAGTGCGAGTTTTGGTTGTCCGAGGTCAAGTTTTTGGGTCACGTTGTATCGAAGGATGGGGTGTCCGTTGATCCGGGAAAGATAGAGTCCGTAATGAATTGGAAAAGACCGAAGAATGTGTTCGAGATTCGTAGTTTCTTAGGCTTGGCCGGATACTATCGTCGTTTTGTactcgatttctctcgtctAGCGGCTCCGTTGACTAAATTGACTCATAAGGGGACTCGGTTCGTTTGGAGTGACGCGTGTGAGATGGCTTTTCAGGAATTGAAGAAAAGGTTGACTACCGCaccggttttgattgtgcccgaacgGGGAGTTGGTTACTCCGTGTATTATGATGCTTCGAAAGAAGGGTTAGGGTGCGTTTTGATGCAATTGGGACGAGTGGTGGCGTATGGATCACGGCAATTAAAAACTCACGAGCGAAACtaccctacccatgacttagaacttgcaGCCGTCGTTTTTGCTTTAAAAGGGTGGCATCATTACCTTTACGGCGAGAGATTCGAAATCTTTTCCGATCCCAAGAGTCTTAAGTACTTGTTCTCTCAAAAGGAGCTTAACTTGCGATAACGCCGATGGATGGAACACTTAGAGGACTATGACTTTGAGTTGCAATATCATCCGGGTGAGGCGAATGTGGTAGCAgacgcattgagtagaaaatcaACACAGCTTGCGAGTTTGGCCATCCACGAGTGGAAAACGATGAACAACTTAGGTCCATATGCTTTGCATTTCGAGGAGGTTCGAGATGGGGTTACATTGCAATTTGACTATTCAATCAACCTTGTCGAGTCGAGTGATTGAGGCTCAACAGcaagacgaagaagaaggagagttTCACACCAAGTTTCTTAGCGGAAATGCTCGagaggggtggatgattcatgccGATCAAGGTTTgcgataccaaggaaaattgttcgtacccatttcatGTTGGGAGGAAATTTTGAGGGAATTTCACCACTCACCGTTAGCCGTGCATCCGGGAGGAACAAAAATGTACCATGACTTATGTCGACAGTTCTGGTGGCCgggaatgaagagagatgtcGTTGTCTTCGTGTCCAAATGTCTTATGTGCCAACAAGTCAAAGCTGAGCATCAACGACCTGCGGGGGAGTTGCAACCATTgccagtggccgagtggaagtgggagaacgtAACCATGGATTTCGTCACTGGTTTACCGATGTCACCAAGGGGGCATGacgccatttgggtgatagttgatCGATTGACCAAGTCGGTGCATTTCTTACCGATCCAGGTTACGGATTCCATTGATACGCTTAGTCGTTTGTACATCCGCAAGATTATCCGTCTTCATGGGATACCCGTTTCTATCATGTCGGATCGAGATCCAAGGTTTACCGCGCGCTTTTGGCAGAGTCTGCAAGCTACTCTTGGCACCAACTTGTTGTTTAGTACCGCGTATCACCCTCAAACAAATGGACAATCTGAGAGAACGATACAAATTCTggaagatatgcttcgggctAGTGTTATGGACTTTCGAGGTAGTTGGGAAGATCACCtaccgttagtcgaattcgcATACAATAATAGCTaccaatctagtatcgagatggcgCCGTATGAAGccttgtatgggagaccgtgtcgatcaccTGTTTGTTGGACCGAGTTGGGCGAGGCTAAGTTAGTTGGGCCGGATTTGATCAAAGAAACCTCCGAGAGTATGAAAACGATTCGTCAATGCCTTTTAGAAGCACAAAAGAGAACCACCGAGCAAGTCAAAGTGATTCGTCAACGGTTGATAACCgcgcaaagtaggcaaaagagttaCGCCGATCGTCGTCGCCGACCGTTATCATTTGAAGTGGGAAATCATGTGTTTCTAAAAGTGTCGCCGCGTCGGGGACTATCTCGTTTTGGGCAAAGGGGTAAGCTTTCACCGCGTTATATCGGACCATTTGACATTATCGAGAAGATCGGGGAAGTCGCGTATCGATTGGCATTACCACCCAGATTATCGAATGTTCACGATGTGTTCCACGTGTCTATGTTACCAAAGTACGAGCCGGATCCATCACACATTCTAGAGTGGTCCGAACTAGAGTTGGAAGCCAATGCATCTTATGGGGAGGAGCCGATACGTATCTTAGATTCGTGCGATCAAATTTTGAGGGGTAAAACCATTCCGTTAGTGCGAATTCTTTGGAGTACTCTCGGAAAAGAAGAATCgacatgggaaagggaagacgaaattAGAGAGAAGTACCCGCAAATGTTTCCGAATTAATCAATGTGAgtcttaaaattttaaacttatgATTGTTAACTTGTTGCTTGGGTTATATGTGTAGCAGcatgagcatgattacttgACATATGATCTTATTGGCTTGAGTtgtaaatttcgggacgaaatttcttcaAGGAGGATAGACTGTAGAGactcatatttttatttatttattatatataattaaatgttcattaaatgcttaattgggaaaatatgaattttgtggtgaATATTTGAATTGTGGTTTAAAATGATGCAATTGTTAgtagaggggtgtgtgtgtgtgacttgCAAAAATATGTGAGTATATTTATAGTGGTGTGAGTGGTAGGAGATCATTTTTTCTCCCAACTCAAACTCTCGGCTGCTCTCTCCTTCCcacaacgtctctctctctctctcttgctcattcTCACAAAACTCCACCTTATACCTCCAAAACCTTAAAGATCAACCTTCATTCGACCTTCTAATCGCGTTCTTAGGCTCGAAATTCCTTGGGTTAAGCTTGGAGGAGAGGATTTCGGTTGATTTCAAAGGTTTGGAGCTAGGGCTCATTTGAATCTCTTGGGTTTCGCTCCTTgaatcgaggtagggatttctaacTATCTatgtatgtttatgagttgatttggtGTCCAAAACTTGCTTTGGATCGTTGTTTGAAAGCCTTGTGTTTGCCCATGAAAGCTGTAAATTCGTGCTGAAAAAcccaggtgctacatgtaccagcaTTTacccggtacatgtagcaaacccagatttctttgatttcgttcattgggtacatgtagcacccttaattgctacatgtaccaaacccagatttttcattctgttcgctggctacatgtagcgcccttaattgctacatgtagcaaactgGAAATTTCTGAAAAGTTTTCCCCTTCATGGTTTGGAACCCCGATCGCTTCTAAACCCTTTCGGACACTTCCAAACCTATCTCAAGAACATTCAATTAAATTCCTATGATTGATTAATGTTACCTTTGGTCCATTGGTCTTCCGTTAGTAAGAAACGAATAGAGAATTACATGGTTAAGATTTCGTTATAATGCATCCTATTAATTGTTGATTACTTGTGAATGTTTATGGCTCGTATGTGACATTGTTGACATGCTGTAAGATGTCCCTTGTATGAGTGTGATCGTTTGGAAGTCATAGCTAGCATAGTGAATAAGAGAGTAGTCGTATGTGTCGGAAGTTGGGgtagggagtctcgtaacgcaaggggtggtaatacggagactcaagTGGGTCACGTAACGCAAGTGGTGGTAATACAGTGATCCAAGTTGTTAGGGTTtacgtaacgcaaggggtggaaaaaCGATAACCTTCGTGATTGTTATAcggtgacgcaaggggtggaaataccgatggtggaaATTGGCGATAGAGAGCCGCTTCGATATTGCTAGAGTTGTTAATGTCTTGTGAACTAGTTAGCATATTAAGACAAAGGCACATCTTAGAATGATCTTATTGGCACTCTTGTGAGTTCGTTGTTGACcttgattgagctgaatttcTTGACTTCATCCCTCCTACCCATATCATCATATTAATACATAGAATTgctagagattttcctactgggctagtgtagctcaacctaatctttcttttcaggttcaaacgcTGGACAATAGCTGGCATGCAATATgtgcttgggaatgaaagacttttttggaagctaacctcatgtagttactttagcatctttgtattaactttattttgCCAGAGATGTAACTGTAACTCATTATCttaatccttttgactaaacgtttgtaatattctaaacaggATTGTACTTGcattttatgtatttttggggCCAAAGCGCCAAGGTTGTAAACCTTTGATCGTGGGATTCGATTTGTAATTTAAGACAGGTGGGAACCTTTTTGGGTAATATATATATGATAGGCGaggttctttatttaaaatgtattacttaattatgttgaaaatcgagggcgtgacatggTATATATTGTAGTCCTTGCAAATCACATAATTGTTTGTATTCTTTTATCTCCCATGTACTAAGGTTGCCTGACACAATCTGCCCATTTTTGCACCCAGTTAGAAGAACTTCGTTATTTGGCCAAAACCCAAACGGATGCTGACTTCCTGAGATGGGCCCAATAGTGTACTTTTTAGTCCAACACTCCTGAACTCCGTATTCATCCATTAACCACACGTCAAACTACGTCTCTTCTAGACGGTTGTCATACATTGTCGCGACAAGGGCAAGGGAATCATTCAGAAGACAAAGATTAGCCTCCAATTCAGAGCCAACGCTGACGAGCAAGGATCTTTGTTCGAACGATCCTTCAACAGTGTTTAGGACATCAATAGTGCAGACATCAATAGAAAAATCATAACTTAGCTAGTAGAAAACCCCATCCAATAACGTGGAAGAACGTGGAAGGATGATCACATGCCATAGATCTAAATTTTATGATCAATGCGTGTGGGTTCAAGGTTCATATCGGTCATATCCACTGCTTCCGAAAATTCATAGAGCTAGGGTGGCGACTCTGACCACTAAATAATCATAGGTTTTGGaatcaaacccaaaccctacaTGATCAGTAAGACTAGTATGATAAGATGAGTATGATTTAAACATAAATGCACAGTGCTATATGGACTGTATGATCAGGTTGAGGAAGAGGTGAAGAAACatgtagggatggcaatctcggCTGACCTGTTCGAACCTGCCCCGTTCCCCGCCCCGAAAATCCCCGAACTTCGGGGATTCGTTTGGGGATTGGGTAGGGTAtgggaatttttaaaaaaatattcggGGATTGGGTAGGAGACGGGGATAGGTCTGTCCCAGCCCCGAACCCTACCCATCCCTGTTCCCCGTTCGTTACCCGCCCTGCCCCATCCTTGAATCtccgaaatatatatatttatacataaaaataaataaatggaggTGCTATTATGTGCCGCAAATACAGGTGCATGCCAATGTGTGTTGCAGAATTCTGCTGAAGCTTTTCAGTGATAAATATGGCCGTTCTTGATAccttactttattttattttgctggCTTTTCTAATTCTATTTGTAGAGCTATGTTGGCTCCTAACTTCCTGGCCAACTGACAACCGTTACTAGTACTGTTTCCTCAGCACTTTTccctggaaaaaaaatacaaaacaatccAAGTCCTTTCGGCTTTCACATGCTAGTATATGCTGTTAGGTGTTGAATTTGTGAAATATAGATGCCCGAATTCCAAATTCCAGAATCCCCGTTTTGGATCCTCGTTCCCCGTTTGGGTCAgggatggaggaaaaaaacaaatccccATTGGGGATTGGGTTGGGGATGGGGATGGGATAGGAGGTGGAGGTAGTACCCCGTCCCCGATCcatccccattgccatccctagaaACATGACCAATAGATGGAATCAAAAAGTTACGTAGCCTATTTTTGATTCGCACAGATCGTCTTTGATGTGTTCTAGGCACGATCCGTCTACTTTATGTATGGCCTCTCACACTTTTCGATTGCAATCAATAAGAAAAGGATCGGAATTAGAACTATTTGCTACCTCGCAAGCGCCTCAGGCGCGTTTAAGTTGCGGCCCAGGCGCATACAGGCTTTCTATCTTGATGTActgcgccccgggcgcactTTGTTAAATTTTACCCAAATCATTCTTCTTGTGTGTTCTCGTCGTTTGGTACTTCTTGTTCGCCATTCCTTGAGACTTCTAAGCTTCAGAGAAATAATGTTAAAACTTTGTGCAATGGGCTTTGACAACCTACAATCATGGTAACTTTGAACCCATCAATATATGGAGCAAATTAAACATCCCGAAATTACACTTCTTGACAATCAAAGTTCTTGAGAAATGGTAGAAAAACACTAGACGAGTCTATCACGTTTTTAGACGGATGAAGAACTAGTGAACGCTATATTACCGATGATGAGGAAGAATGTGATATTCCTTCAATCGTCCATACGAACGAATGGTCCAAAATCGAGTGTTCGAACCTGCCTTAACGATAACATTTCAGTCAAAAAGAAGGCATTGAATGAAGTTTTCCAAGTCCGCTATAGCATTGAAGCAAGTTGGAAACAAAGTACGGTCTAATACAACTACGTTAGATATAGTAAAATGAGAAGTAAGCGACATCACCCTTTTGTTATGCTTAACAAGAGAAGCTCGTAAAATTTTCTGTGGTTTTAACCATTTGCCCGGTCGTTAATTTCAGGGTCCCGAAATTAATCAAGTTGCATGCAAACTCGCTCGGGCATCTAgttatagaaaaaaagaaacaatgatGTTATAACTGATGTAGAAATGGTGCATAGGACATCAGAGTCACTGGCTGTTTGCATGAACGAGGGCTTTTAAATGGTTGAATTAGATTGcttttataaaattttgatccaaTTCTGAGTCACTCTCCTTAATGTCATGACTGACATCTAAGTATATCAAAAATATTCAGATCTCGTATAGGAATGGTAATATGATGCGCCACTGCACCTCTGGCGCAATTCGTTTGCGCCCAGGCGCGACCaggtttttttcccttgattgaGGCGCATTTAATTTGGGCCCTGGGCGCAGCAAAGGTCCTTCTTCTGGCTGGAGCACAGGAGCACTGTGCTCATTGGCACTTCGTGTACGCAATTCTTCGAGACTTCttaatgtcaaactttgtacAATCGGTTTTGCCAACGTACAATCATGGAAATGACTTAATACATTgccaaaaacagagagaaatcGACATAACAAATGAACATAACAAATGCATGTTGGACAGTCAAATGTGTGCATTTCGACTCATATCGTGATGCGCTTTGGTCCATCAATTAGCTTGTCCTCCGGGCTaacctcaacttctcttctaattGAAGACGAGTTAAACAAGATAAGGAAGCGGTAACTATCGTGAATTTAGAACTAGAACCGTAGGAGCAGAAAGGATTTAAACTTGTCCACTTCAGCTTGCAAAATCGTGCAATTTCGTCCATGAGCTCTTTCACTTGCTAGCCACAAAATTATGTTCTTCAATCTTTTAACGACCCGCCATTTGCTGACCCGATAATCTTTTGCAAGCCTTTGACAACATAGCCAAAAATACTTAACAGTTAAACCGAAGTTGAACATTGGGATATTGCACTTCTTCACCATCACAATCGTACTTGTAATGTGAAAAAAACCATTAGATTGAGTCTATCATCTTTTCTAAACAGATGCCGTGCCGCACAAAGGAGACATTATTGATTGTGACGGAGAATGCAATATTCCTTCAATCGGCCTTACAAGGAAGGTCCACAATCGTGCG
Proteins encoded in this window:
- the LOC131303212 gene encoding uncharacterized protein LOC131303212, whose translation is MPPRTRVRAGEIGRRGGRGRGRGRGAPVEDEVSQHGENPNGNSGEGAGHGQGEETPVVQNPFARDFVAAANLLNPAPRESADIRAMIAMREFSRRNPPTFDGSSSDPLVADHWLAQIRKLFRALQITEDDLRVNIVAVQLTGEANEWWESVLESRKDARRATRTAAQANEPVIENLTWAEFELLFEEQYFSEMCREQMREEFEKLEQGDMTVSEYALKFQSLSRFAPELVATEERKCRRFERGLHETVKKFVVAQRKGKFFEVVECARSIETPKETPKNPKVWEPRQPMGGVSSSSRSFGGQGRKRQRDQMSTSQGPSNFRPPPFSSFGTRGVSNRPSIVCHECGQTGHIRAQCPQLLNTCFTCGKPGHFARSCPHGEGARSESGSVQQPRGGQGSGRQSFRGTQRQQQSHFRRTTSVQGSQVERGASSFTPTQGSGHRGGHVQGQTTQGRAFAITSTILPPPPPVTSQTPETSVVRGGRLPLDRICRGCELIIRDRHFSFDFIMLNMSGFDLILGMDWLSTFHATIDCFKRWVCIYPPGGSCFEFFGERREPIEPDLCESQERESMYALLSSLALDEDVSMRGELPFVVCNFSDVFPKELPSLPPEREIEFTIDLLPGIALISVPPYHFAPAELRELKVQLQELESLGFIRSSTSPWGAPALFARKKDGSLRLCIDYRKLNRVTIKNKYPMPRIDDLFDQLRDATCFSKIDLRSGYHQLRVRREDIPKTAFCTRYGHYEFVVMPFGLTNAPATFMDLMNRIFRAYLDRFVVVFVDDILIYSPSEEEHQTHLSIVLELLREHRLYAKLSKCEFWLSEVKFLGHVVSKDGVSVDPGKIESVMNWKRPKNVFEIRSFLGLAGYYRRFVLDFSRLAAPLTKLTHKGTRFVWSDACEMAFQELKKRLTTAPVLIVPERGVGYSVYYDASKEGLGCVLMQLGRVVAYGSRQLKTHERNYPTHDLELAAVVFALKGWHHYLYGERFEIFSDPKSLKYLFSQKELNLR